One Bemisia tabaci chromosome 4, PGI_BMITA_v3 genomic window, GAgtcaaagatagtggttccttattgcaaagtgtAATCCACTTGATTAAAAATGAACACTTACTTTGAATGAGTCCTTCCTGAGGGCCTGGTCGAGGAGCCCGAGGACCTTGAACTTGATGCACGACACCCCGTCATTCTCCCGAGCGCACTCTAACCTCAAATCCTCGACGACGGCGTCCATGGGGGTCCCGCTCCAGACGGAGTTGCTCTGGGGGGCAGAGGGGAAGCCTTGCGCCGCCACGACCCCCAAACATAGGACCACCCAGCAGAAGCCTTTACGCACCGACATCGCGACAAAATCCAAAAGCCCTGCCTAACGTCAAAACACTGAATGAGTTCACCGCTGGGCGCGGGGGTTTTATAAGTGTTCGATTTAGTGCTCGGCGCTCCGCCCACCCGGCCCCCGGGCGCCTCCGCCTGAATCCCAATGAATCTGCAATTCCCGCACGTTGTGACCCACAATGCACCGCCGCCAGACGGACCCGCCGCTCGCCACCGGACGCGCGAGAAGGGGAAAGTTTTGGCACTGACCGTTGCGTTGTGCTTTTGGTTTTGGTTTTAATTGAGCCGCCGCTCCGTGAATTTGAATTCCGTCGCGCCGAACGGACAGCGACCGCGACCGTGGGGTGAAATGGGACCTCCAGCAAGGTCGCCGACGTAGGGTCGCTTCACGGCTGCCGAGACATTACCTTCCTtggggtacactggaaaaaaaaccacattggatctagagtccagactcataaaaacatcgacaagaaaaacatacccttgattcaatcagatttaagcttaaatcaagaaccgaggctcttaatttgagcggattttcttttaatttaagcttaaatctgattgaatcaagagtgttttttcttgtcaatgttttcaagagtctggactctagatccaatgtgtttttttgccaGTGAATTTATTACTTTCTTAAAGGAAAGCAAATCGACATccctccttgaagttttcgcagaattttcttcgcacagagaagaaaaatcacggcagtttttaagcagtaccgttgagtggttttccattttaaaaaataaagtatgacaggaagtctgcgacgttgcaaaccgagatacgtggttgcggactttcaccgtcgaaatgtcgAAGACATCCAAAAGCGCAAATCGTCAATTCGTACTTTTTGATAGTGGCTCGTTCGCGCAAATGATAGTATGGTTTTGGGGCGTCAGAGAGGCAcagaaagaaaggagaaaaaaataagaggtCAATGTCTGGGCTAACCTGACACAAgattaggttgggttaggttaggttggttTCCACGTTTGCGCTTTTGGACGAGTATTTAAGTTTGAATGTTGAGCTTTCGGGCACTAGCGCTTTTACATTGTATCCCGCAAATGTATACGTGGTATgattggtatggtcatgttcagagAATGATAGGAGACAGATTGTCGAAGGTGGTCTTGGATTGGGTCcctcctgggagaaggcgcagagggcgcccatAAAGCAGGTGGAGGgatcaaagaaaaatgtcaagGTACTCGACTCTTGAAGGGTTGTGGTTCTGTAAGGACAATGGCGGTTAGGTGTCGTAAAACGCCAGGGACACACCTATAGAGCGACATGTGTATTGTATATGCAGATCGCAAATGTTCGACTCGGTGAAACAACTTGAGTCTATAAGGGAGTTACGTTGCAATCTGTTGCTACGACGAAAACAGGAGTTGCTTCTTGATCCCTCAAAAACCACGAGGGGTCATCCAAAAATGATATTAGGTACTTTTATTGACAAGAGTAGTCTGAACGtaccttttttatttatttattcatttatttttttaatttttactttgatGTGCTTTTACCCAAGGTGGTGTCTAAAAATGAGCCCGAGTCCTATCTTTTGGTCCAGCATGCGAGAGAATATGGCTGGAGGTACCCATTGAGTGTTAAAAATGATACTAGAGGTACATACCTGCTAGGTGTATGGTTCCGGAGGATGAGGAgggttaaaaaattttaaaaatcagctgAAGTTATTATATTGAATGACCCCTAATTAGTTTACTGGCAAAGTTTGTAATTAACCTTAAAATTTGCGTGGAAAATTCATCCTCTCTTTAGCTTTTCACCTTTATACGTAAATCTTTCAAAATATGAACCTGGTAACACAAAAATATGAGTGACCATTGTTCGAGGACTTGGCTCCAAACTGCCACCCTGCAAAGGAGCCCCAGCCTCTAAAATGGAAACTCATTTTTAAGATACTTCCTTTCATCAACCACCCATTGTTTCTTAATTTGCTGATTGCGTTTgataagaaaacattttttggggaagAGGGGGAGGGTGGTTAAGGCGCATAAAAAAATAGAGGCTATTTTAAGCTGTAAATAGCTTTTGAATTTGAAGAGGAGTTTTTACTCCTCTCATCatcaactgacccattgatcAAAATGCTAGGAGAAACGAGTGTGCatcaagtaaattgaaaaaaataaatttattatatgtaaaaatcattaaaaagtaTTGTGCCAGACAATAATGAAACATGCAGGAGAAAAACACAACCTTCGTCGAGTTATATTGATGAAAGAATTTCACGCGTCTGTCATTTTCCGAAGAGTATGACTATGCATAAAATCTAATTCGctttaaaatcattgaattaaaattatttctgaatCCGTACATCCGCGTGTTACGGGATTAAATCCTTATTGGTGGTTAAATTATCGGAAACAGCCTTCCTCATTTGTACTGAAATGAGCATGTACGTTGATGTGATACCGAGTACCTGAAATCAAAAAAGACTTTGAAAAGAAGGATTTTGAaactattttaatttcattcgcTGCGCACAGACTTAGTGGGTACAAGTCTATACAGGAAAACATTCTCCCCAAGAATCTAGTGAGCGGCTCTAAAATCCTggcaataataaaataaataatgaataaataaataaataaataaataaataaataataatggcATAATGTTCATCAGTCGCGTTTAATGCATCTTTATTATTTCTTGTGCATAGTAAAATCCCTGCATATCATTGCATTTATCTCCTAGTAAGTTTCTTTTACCACGCTGCTCACTGTGAACTTCTATGCGTGcggaatttgttttcaaaattgaattcgtgcctcatttcttttttcttttttatttccaattttaataACTTAGAATTCAGTATAAAAGGGCCTGGTGCCGGTTTGAAATAATTAACTATAAAACTACTTCATCTTTCATTTACAGTAAGAGGGCAGGTCTTTTTGCTCTAAACCCATACCCATCTTTACACGAATCATGTCTTCAACGTGATTTAAACCAGGAGGCATAGAGAATAACCTtcggaaaattaattttgtcaaaaCCTATCACGAGCTCAAAATGACGAATTTAATGTATATGTAATGTTCTTTAAGTTCAAAAGAACCACTGAGGAGTAAAGATTTATATTTTCTGCaaatggttttaaaaaattttcattgcaaGGCAACGCTAAGATgtagagtttgttttgataatGGCTCTTCAacggtggcgaagcgtgaacgatcgactatCGACATTTCCACATTTATAGCTGTAGTgcagaatcgattatgaaggtgttcgttgtgaacaccctgtttatcgatcattttccataggtttaaatggcgcatCAATCTAtgtatcgcatagcacgccatgTCACCAGTCTTCAAATAGTCGACGGAGAGAAGACGAGAGCTCCCTAAAAATTTTGCGTTTGTTTATATTGGAACAAAAACTTCTTTAATTGAATACCTCTAAAAATACCCATAAGATTTTGTGTGTTTAAATATACGCACGGAGGTCAACAGAGATAGTCTCAGTTTCATGACATGCGTAGCTACAAAGTCGAGAATTGTAAGCTTTTGACGAAATACGAAAGTTTTCAACTGAAAcataatgtaaaaaatattagTTTCCAGTATTCACTCAACGAGTATTAAGATAATTGCACTCAGTATTTGCCTTTAGATGCCCAAGACTTCGTTCATACGCAAAGTGCCAGGTCAGGTCAAATTGATCCGTTACATACAttgattttgatactttttgaAGTGTTATCTATGTCATCTCcatgtttttgaaggaaatgAATACTTTATTGAAATTTCCGACTTCTTGGTAATTGACATACTGGCACTTTCTTACCCCCTCCTCATCCGCTGTATGTAACACGCCCTAAAAGATAATCGGGCCAATGCGACCAAGCTTAGGATTTTTAGGGGAactcgtaaaaaaaattccctgactgcTCAACACGACTTTCGTGTAAATGCCAATTTTCAGACGTACGCCCCTTAGGGGGCTTGGGAGacatgttttccttttttttcaaaatgataattatTTGGACACATCATAGCTTGTTTTAGCAAACCGAATCTTAacaagtttcaaatttcaaatataatGGACTCATTAACACGCGTGGATGAcagcgtagagatacaactattcgtgcttgatggatgcccgtgttgcgtctgcaaaattgaaggcgcgatgcgtgaactcgcatTACTCCATTCTTCGCAGGCAATAAAGTATCGCTCAGATTCAGAGCAAATGCTACAAAACGAGGCTCAAATATGTCTTTCCTGTCTATTCGGCTGtgttgaaaatcgattttcttcttctttttctttcaatttgttGCCTGGGTCTTTTCTCACGATGTTTTGTAGACCTAAATCTACAGATTATGTGGACCGGCCCCATACAGTACCCACGGGCtacgtgtttttttttgcatgtatTGTCTTGTCTCAAATTTGACCTGACTTCGGCAGCTAAAAGTGATGTCAGTCAACCGTTTAAAGAGAAACATACAAATCAATGTCTTTTCATCCTTAATTAGGAGAGGTGAATCAAAAAGGCATGTTTGGGCTGAAATGTCtaaattcagaaactttagtGAGGTTCCTCCTCACTTCAGTATGATATTTATACTGAGGCATCGTTAAATAGTTGTAGTCTCTTAAGAAATTCTCGGTCCATTCGTGCGAGAGCAATCAATGGGACAGAGTTGCTGGGGTGGTAGGTTTCAATTAAAAGTTGGTAttatttacttttgaatttGAAGTTAATCTTTGGATTGAGGGATTCATAGAGTGCCCTCAAATGAAAGCCTTGAATACGACTAGTTAACAAATGTCAGACTCAAGAGCTTCTGTACCTCCTCCAAAAAATGTTCATCTATCCTCGGAGTGAATTGCTTGCACACGATCACGGCTGTTTTCTTACCCTACgataaaacaaagaaaacataagGTTTCATCAGTAAATGCGGCTTATTGTAAAAATTGACATAAACTGTGATAATATTCTGTGGCTTATCAAGAATCGTTTCAATTTGATACATGCAAACCCCTAACAAACTTTTCATTCGTATTTAATAACAGTTTTGCGCATCCAGTTGAACgatcaaaaaaaaacttttttgaaaataaaatctacCTCGTAATTCCATTCTGCGATTCCCTTTACTCTGAATCGAATCATCGATCACAAAGATGAATTTTTACCCTGTTTGCTTCTCGGACATTCTCGTAATCGATGCAGATAAACGCATGCTGTACACTAACGTAATGGATTTACTAGTATCCATTGGACAaatgaagcaatcctattgaTGAAAGtgggcggttgcaatggacaaagaaggtaagtaatagaATAAGTAACGGCAACTCAAAAGGGACACCACTGTTAATCCATCATgttccccttagtctatagaaacctctcgttccaaccaataggagcgctcaattttccctttttattctttgtctatcgctttgtccatcattttcaatAAACAGCCCGCTGCCGGCTTAAGACTGCATGAGGTGCAGAGAGTGGCAAGTTTGGGACGcagaaatgatttaaaatcCTTGTTTGTGTCTCCAACgcaaattgttttttttcccctaaGCCCGTGTCACGTTTATACagtgatggacaaagcaatagacaaagaagacataaaaaGTATCGAGCGATCCtttttggttgaaataggtggttcttatagactaaggagataaatgatcgactaactatcgggtctatCGTGGgatgtcgttagttagtctattaactaCGTCGTTCTTCcgttgaaaccacccgcttccaccattaagatccctccatatcctttttgtcttctttgtttatcgctttgtctatcaatttcaacaatcagcccgctgagtgCCCTTGAACGTAGTGGGAAATAGATGTTACCTCAGCCGAAGCTAAAGCCGGTGGAACAACGAGAACAAAAAGCTGGCAAGTGAAATAAACCATCCACAGTGCATCGCACAGGAAGCACACGCTGAACTCGGATTGAAAAGAAGCCGGTGAGTTGATCATGTTTATGAGGATGTAGTGGGGTATTACGATGAGGTGGAAGGAGGTTAACATAAGTAGAGCGAAAATCAGGCCTCCGTAGGCCTCGTTCACCAACTGCACCCCTCGACAAATGTGCCAAAAGAGCTGAAAAAGCTCGCTCACTCTTCGCTTCGAGAGAGTTCTTGCTGAAATGAGAAATACAAGAATCGagcttcatgaaaaaaaaagaccgattaacgtttcaatttttaatcctTCGAATAAAGtcgttttaatcaatttttgccGAGGTGGCATTCTGGGCGCAGGAATATTGGGCGACCCCGCCCAAAAACTGACGCTTTTAGGCGAGAAACGACGGGTGTTTTGGGCGAGGAGTAAACGACGAAATGAGGGAGGGGAACGGAGATGAAGGGGGGCTACTGGGCGAGGAGCTCTCGCCAACGCGGCAACGTTGCGTTGTCGCCTTATCACCATCagaaatcagaatttaaaaaaataaataagtagtAAGTAATAAAACTCACCACATGTCTTGAGAGTTGAGCGTAAAAGTGGTAAAGACGTGAGAGTTGATCGTAAAATGTGTAAAAACGGTAAAAACTGTAAGAACGGttaaaacgataaaaaatgtatcttcgaaatttttttaaaaacttctcgTCAGAAGAATGAAAGACCTTAAATCTTTTTTGCTTGGTGCAAATatcctatttttttaatgtattggAAGCGACTTTCGTGTGTTCGAGGGCCCGCCTCTATACATGTTTTTCCGcgaaaagtttgaaactttgaggaTATGCGTAAATCCATCCTGCACGCTAATGTCCCGTCCGCCGCTCGAAAAGCACTAATCTCTGATAGACAATTGGAACCGTAGGTAACCAGTATGTAAACAAACTGATCGGCTGATCTCCTCATAATCAGATCAACGGACAGCAGGTGATGGTGATAAGGCGACAACGCAACGTTGCCGCGTTGGCGAGAGCTCCTCGCCCAGTAGCCCCCCTTCATCTCAATTCCCCTCCCTCATTTCGTCGTTTACTCCTCGCCCAAAAGTGCTCCTACTTTTTACCTGTGTTTTGGGCGACTCGCCCAAGGGGGTTGCGCCCGGAATTCTCTCCAAAACAATCAGAATTCTTGTGTTGAAAGCGAAAATCATATCTGGACcaataaaatataaatgtcCTGCAATTATAATTTcaggcaacattggaatacaaCCGAAATATTCACAGGATTCTCAGGGAGGAAAATGCCCCTccgttgttcttttttttatgtacaTGAATATGTTGCATTTTTatcttgtgaaattttgtggTCGTAAAGGCTGCAACAAAATGGAATTTAGCAAGGAAAGCTGTAAGTAAGCCAGTATGTAGACCTCAGAAATAGTACACACTTTGCTAACCTTGCACTGACCTGCACTCTGAGAGTGTTCTTAATACTGAAAACAAGCAAGCCACTCTTTTCTCAAAGTAAACTGTCcccattttcgaaaaaattttcccttaaaaactTACCCTGTACTACTCCCTGTTTTCGGACAACAAAAATATCGCGGGTGTCTCGCCGGAAATAGTTACGGAACTCGTGCTGAAGCTCTGCATTGATGCAGCGGAAGCGGTGGCGAATGCTGCAAGTGAAGTCCTCGTACTGGACCAAGACCATGATCAAAATCGATCGGCTGACGCCATTGGCGGCAAAGATCAACCACTCGGAAGTGGTGAAGCGCCACGCTCGGATGTCCATGCCCAGGAGGCAGAGGTTCAAGCAGAAAATCCCGGCGGCCACgtatttgaatttcccgcgctTGAGGGGCCAATACAACTGGCTGTCAACGTAGCACAGAATCCGGTGCAAACTCATGAGACGCTCGAAATTCCCCTTGGTCTTGATCACTCCGCAGACGGCCAGTGTCATCGAGGAGAAGATGAACGCCACGTACATCAGCATGTTCTCCGGCATGAAGTGGTCCGAGTTATCGTTCAGGACGTTTGTTTTCAGATCGAACGATTCCAATTCCTGTGCATTTTAATTAGACAAAAtttcgatggtcaaagtgcggaaccacgtatctttatttgcaacgttgcatacttcctaatttttttgtttttgtttttgatttgtCATCTTGAGAAAttcgttgatttttcttctttgtcagCAAAAtatatattctttaaaaatttcaagctatgaagctggctcctttttcttaaaaaaaaaataaaaaaggagtaGAGATTTTAAGaaaccgcaatggagatacgtggttttgcactttggccatcgatttatcataaaatttcagCCGTCATGTAGACCACCTTCgacaattttgatcaatttaagggcactttccgaaattttaagaaattttgagcCCGGTCAGGGctggattcacctacttgccgctcatgggccgcttatattttgccgtccccttctcattcgttttgaaacatgaataaaaaccatcaagtaaacgtgccggagggggagggatgcataCAACGCGTtaactcgtgttggacacattttctgaaaaagccctgtcaacactactagcaaaagttcacggaactttgcgcgaaatttaagttccgtaaacctatctctgtgtggtcaaggccctccatttatcagaaatgaacgaaaaaattttgaaagagcaaacataaatgtggtttaatgattttaacttccaccgccgcgccgcggagaccgcactgtgtttggcgcaatgcgtgaagtattcacgcaagcttgtaggcgctatgcgtttcacgctgagcgcattgcgtttggcgcaatacgtgaggtattcatgcattcttgtaggcgctttgcgtttcacgcggaccgcagtgaccgcactgtgtttgatgcaaagGGTGTGCATGCGTGCGTGCAATTGACCTAATTGTAAGCCGATGCTGattaattttgatcaatttcagaatatttttcgaatGTATTTGCATTTTGTCCCCTATCAACATGTTTAACGACAAACTCAAGGTTTTCGATGAATTGCTCACAAAGTTTCACAATGAGCAACACTGCAAAGCTCATATGCGTTGTTCCCAACTATTCCGCAGATATTCCGAGTAAATGCTCGAGTACCTGGAAGCGCCAGTACATAGAAAGTGTTTCTCCAACCGCCAGTAAAATGACAAGAATGACATTGATGCAGTATTGGCCCTCATGGAATACGTATGATTTCTGTAATGTCTCAGGGTTATAGCTCACCCTTACTGGAGCCAGCAACAGGAACTGGCTCAGAAAATATAACGGTTTGAAGGAAGAGAAAtgcactgaaaataaataaaagttatTGTATTTTACATTATTCTTCAAAAGTGTTGGAGTCAGGGAAATTGCAATTGGTCAGTACAACGGAAAACTGATTTGAGgtcagaaaaattgatttttaagtttttattatAAAACTCATCGTGGTTTTATCATAGAGACTGATGGAAgcataatttttattattcgtGATATTATAAGCTTTGGATATGAATCGTTTCTAAGGTTGATGACAGCGGATGTCGGGATTCTTTGACAGCGTTTTTCTGAAACTTCCCATGTTTCTCCTTCAAGTGTTTAATCGCACCCGAAGAGTCAATACCCACTTGAAATGGCTGCATTCCATTCTTTGCCCCCAGTGATGCAGGGTAAATACCTCTAATCTGTGGCAttggtattatttttttcccatttttcccaCCTAGTCTTCGGATATACGTATGGCAAGGTAATGACTTTGAAAGTTTTGGTTGTCAATTATCACTGGATTGGTAAATATCGTGTATGAAATTTAAACACCAGACGATATGTCTTCGTGtaaaaatttgatgataaataTGGAGTGCAGACTCGAAATTTCCAAACTTAACTAACGAAAGAGGAATTAGCGCTTTTAATTTACGTAAAACGTCTAAATTTTTGCCCTGAATTAGAGCACTGACATAACTTTCAAATGTGAAAATGCAGTTTACTTACACGTCATGTAGAGCTGAAGAGAGGAACGCTTTTGTAAGAAATTCCACGtcgtaaaaatatttaaagctcCCTGTGTATTTAATTTATTCTCTTCTCATTGAATTACATATCTTATTCCGAAGTATTAAGCATATGAACAAACCAAAGATTAAGCCTGACAAAAATGGGAATAGTATTAAATCACTGAAGAATTGAGCATCCTCGACAAATGAATAtatcatttaatttattttgaatttgaagaGCCACGTCTGTTTTCCCTCCACACTCTTCCACTCTTCGAAGAGTTAAAAATGAGTTGATTATAAATTTCTGAACACTTAAAGAAAGTTTCCATCAACTCTTGTCTAGAtaagtgagattttttttttcttaacagtATTTTAGGATTTTTCCCTTTAGTCTGGCATCATTGTAGAGGACCGTAGAAGAAAACCATTAATTTTAATCAAGTGAGGCTTGATTTTATTGAACTTCAGCATGATTAATAATAATTATGCGGACagatttgaataaataaatcaatcTTAGGAGCATCAAACACGTAGATAAGAACTAATTTCTCAAATTATTAACCTAAATTTTACCGGCTAAATTCCACgtttgttgtaaattttcctctaCAAAAGCCAAAGAGACATAACTAATGACTGCGTAGCCTGTTCATAATACAGTTTGTTATGTTTATCCGTGCGTAGGCTTCAAGaggggaaacaaaaataaagtgtCATTTTCTTCGTAGGCAGTGTAATAACAAGTCACTTCTCCTGTATCAAACTTGATTGACGTTCCAACAATGTCGCTTGGTTCATACCGAATAACTTGGATGAGAGAAATATAGTTGAAAAGGAGTTTTATTTCTCATAGGTACCTACATACAcgatatttgtaaaaaaaaaaaaaaaaaaaaaaaaaaaaaaaaaaaaaaaaaatgataattacgTTACGGTATAAGAAAGGGGGGAGAGGTGAGGCTGCATGACGAATGCGTGACGGAGGAAGGGAGGGGTCATGACACTTTGTGACGTCACGCAACGATAGGCGCGGAGCGttgattatatttttaaatttgtaaaaagttttGATGTCCAGAtcgaaaaaaatgcaaatttttggcATAACTGACACTACTTCTAAAAAGACACTCCTACCATTATTTTCAAAAGAGTGGCGCAGAGCTGGTGCGTGGCGGTTGTGTGGCGAAAGGAGGGAATCTAAATTTCCAGATTTCAGCTTGTTGTAATATACGgacaaccattttttttttattgctctgAAAGTCTTTTCAATGCTGTTATGAAACTTTTGACAAAAAGATTGGtgctttgttttttattgaagatTTTATTCGAGGTTTTCATATTACATCAAAAGAAGGGGAGTACAGCATGAAGTGATAATTGGATCTATTGGAAgtaagttttttctcttttattttttacattttattctaatttatttacaaaacgGAAACAGCGTTTCGAATTTGGATTGAGATCAACAAGTAAGTTGCTGACCACCCGAACACCTGGAACAAAACAGATATCCATGCAAAACTCGGAATATAAAATTTGATTGTTAGATATTGAATCCTAAATTTAACCAATTGTGGCAAATTCAGTTATAAATAGCCATTCATGAAACAGGTACTAGACGGACATCTATTTCAAAAGTGAATaggaaaaacaatttataaAACTTATGCGTCAAGACAATAATTAAAACCAAGCAATTAGTCTCAAGCCTTAAGAAATATATAcattttgaagaatatttttttccagactACCAATTGAAAATAGTCAAGCAATTTTGAATCTTTAAAAAATCCCATTTTcctatctatttttttaaatccaatcttttccacttttattttgaatcctacgatcaaaatttcaaaatttctactgAATAATTCCTTTTTTAAAAGTGCTGGAAAATTTCATAAGGGATGTCCATCACTTCAATGActcaaataatataaaaaagtttctgcatttaaaaaacATCGTTGACTTCAGATCTAGAGAAATTATTTTCCGCATAGAGGAGGCATTATTCTACTCAGAAAGTATAAAATGTGTTAGCATTATTAAAAATGTCAGCATTGTTTTCTGTTCTTCTGTTAAAAGAAAATCTGATTCAAAATTTCTACTTTGAAGAAATACGAACCGATGTCAGTAGAGGCAGTTTCAATTTTAAGATATCCGTTGCCACGAAGTCGAGGAGCAAACAATTTTGTCGGAATACGAAagttttcaactgaaaaaataaaacaaggggtgtttaaaaataattgtaactTTGATATAATGGAATAATCTTGTACTTGATGATCGAAAACGAACTATTCAGCAGAGTAAAGGTATTAACAAGAAAATCGTATGCTTATACATGATTGCACTCAATGTGCACTACTGCTCATATTATTGATGCAGGCATAAGCTTAAGCGCCTGTAATGTTTTTACATTTACAAAATGGAAATCTATCTGTGCACAAATAGACGTATCCTCATAGTGTCCTTGATGCTGCACACAGATGTTAAGGAAAAACTAAGAATACGCAACATATCGATttctaaagtgcgaaaccacgtatctttgtctgcgacgttgcagacttcctgtcaaactttatttttttcttcggaaaaccaATCAACGTTATTTCTTAAAAACCTCTTTGATTTTCCCTccctgttagcagaatatcATGCATGCATTTTaagctgtaaagttggctttttcctcttcaataaaatttaattggagcgggaattttggaaaattgtaaTGTGAATACGCGTATGTTCGAACTCTGGCGATCGATATGTATTTCCAAACGCATAGAATCAACTTACCTCCTCTAGAAAGTACTCCTCCGTGTTTGTGCTCAGAAACTTGCAAACAATCACCGCTGCCCTATTACCCTGTACACAAAAATACATCTAATgttggttttgaaatgtttagaaaatcaatgaaaaaacgACTCCACTTCCAA contains:
- the LOC140224386 gene encoding uncharacterized protein; amino-acid sequence: MTLHFSSFKPLYFLSQFLLLAPVRVSYNPETLQKSYVFHEGQYCINVILVILLAVGETLSMYWRFQELESFDLKTNVLNDNSDHFMPENMLMYVAFIFSSMTLAVCGVIKTKGNFERLMSLHRILCYVDSQLYWPLKRGKFKYVAAGIFCLNLCLLGMDIRAWRFTTSEWLIFAANGVSRSILIMVLVQYEDFTCSIRHRFRCINAELQHEFRNYFRRDTRDIFVVRKQGVVQGHLYFIGPDMIFAFNTRILIVLERIPGATPLGESPKTQQELSRSEE